In Arachis stenosperma cultivar V10309 chromosome 1, arast.V10309.gnm1.PFL2, whole genome shotgun sequence, one DNA window encodes the following:
- the LOC130973580 gene encoding probable xyloglucan endotransglucosylase/hydrolase protein 6, translating to MATFYPLIRNGGGSLFLILLSWVFLVSSLLCVLGRPATFEQDFRATWSESHIRHIDQGRTIQLMLDRSSGCGFASKVKYMFGRVSMKIKLVPGDSAGTVTAFYMNSDTDSVRDELDFEFLGNRSGQPYTVQTNVYAHGKGDREQRVNLWFDPSADFHTYTILWNHKHIVFSVDDFPIRVYKNNEAKGVPYPKMQAMGVYSTLWEADNWATRGGLEKIDWSKAPFNAYYKDFDIEGCSVPGPASCASNPSNWWEGAAYQELSAIQARRYRWVRINHVVYDYCQDKSRFPVTPPECLAGI from the exons ATGGCCACCTTTTATCCTCTCATTAGAAATGGTGGTGGTTCATTATTTCTAATACTGCTATCATGGGTTTTCCTAGTATCTTCTTTATTATGTGTTTTGGGACGACCAGCCACTTTTGAGCAAGACTTTAGAGCCACGTGGTCTGAGTCTCATATCAGGCATATTGATCAAGGCAGAACAATCCAACTCATGCTCGACCGAAGCTCCG GATGTGGGTTTGCTTCCAAGGTGAAGTACATGTTTGGGCGTGTTAGCATGAAGATCAAACTCGTCCCTGGAGACTCTGCTGGCACCGTCACCGCATTTTAC ATGAATTCTGATACAGATTCTGTTCGTGATGAGCTGGACTTCGAGTTCTTGGGGAACAGGAGTGGACAGCCATACACGGTTCAAACAAACGTATATGCTCATGGAAAGGGTGATAGAGAGCAAAGGGTCAACCTCTGGTTTGATCCTTCTGCTGATTTCCATACCTACACTATTCTCTGGAACCATAAACATATTGT ATTTTCCGTGGACGATTTCCCCATCAGAGTATACAAGAACAACGAAGCGAAAGGGGTGCCATACCCAAAGATGCAAGCCATGGGAGTGTACTCAACACTATGGGAAGCAGATAACTGGGCAACAAGAGGTGGGTTAGAgaaaatcgattggagcaaaGCACCCTTCAATGCCTACTACAAAGACTTCGACATTGAAGGGTGTTCAGTTCCGGGTCCGGCAAGCTGCGCCTCCAACCCGAGTAACTGGTGGGAAGGCGCAGCCTACCAAGAACTTAGTGCCATTCAAGCAAGGAGGTACAGATGGGTTCGTATTAACCACGTTGTCTATGACTATTGTCAAGATAAGTCAAGGTTCCCAGTCACCCCACCTGAGTGTCTTGCTGGCATTTGA